A DNA window from Doryrhamphus excisus isolate RoL2022-K1 chromosome 2, RoL_Dexc_1.0, whole genome shotgun sequence contains the following coding sequences:
- the unc5cb gene encoding netrin receptor UNC5C isoform X3 codes for MAEVEWLKNEEVIDPADDRNFYITIDHNLIIKQARLSDTANYTCVAKNIVAKRRSTTATVIVYVNGGWSTWTEWSVCNSRCGRGYQKRTRSCTNPAPLNGGSICEGQGIQKLPCNPLCPVDGLWTEWSKWSTCGTECTHWRRRECGAPAPKNGGKDCEGMVLQSKNCTDGLCMQSSLYQKSSEAKGKLELANTLAPSTDDVALYVGIVIAVIMCLVISVVVALFVYRKNHRDFDSDILDSSALNGGFQPVSIKTARKADLLTAPPDLTSAAAMYRGPVYALHDVADKIPMTNSPLLDPLPNLKIKVYNSSGLVTPQDDLGGEFSSKLSPKLPHSLLDNGDSTMGRRTQTQTLLRSRDPSCTAVGSFSSQGGHLIVPNSGVSLLIPAGAIPQGRVYEMYVTVQRKETLRPSVEDGQTVLSPVVSCGPPGALLTRPVIITMHHCAVSDGQQDWLIQLKSQSPQNMWEDVVVVGEENFTTPCYIQMDDEACHILTETLGTYCLVGQSLSAATTKRLKLAVFGPLTCPAMEYHIRVYCLDDTQDALKEVLQMEKQMGGKLLDEPKTLNFSDSTHNLRLSIHDIPHTLWKSKLLAKYQELCFQQVWDGSQRNLHCCFTLERFSSTTVDLACKICVRQVEGEGQIFQLDTTLSEDSQSIDTSLLDPASNITTLVGPNAFRIPVSIRQKLCGSLDAPQTRGNDWRMLAHKLNLDRYLNYFATKSSPTGVILDLWEAQHFPDGNLSRLAQVLEEMGRHDSLLPAAGEH; via the exons GTGGAGTGGCTAAAGAACGAGGAGGTGATCGACCCCGCCGATGACAGGAACTTCTACATCACCATCGACCACAACCTGATCATCAAACAGGCTCGCCTCTCGGACACGGCCAACTACACCTGTGTGGCTAAGAACATTGTGGCCAAGCGACGCAGCACCACTGCCACCGTGATAGTCTACG TAAATGGAGGCTGGTCTACATGGACAGAGTGGTCGGTGTGCAACAGCCGCTGTGGGCGGGGTTACCAGAAACGCACCCGTAGCTGCACCAACCCAGCGCCACTTAACGGTGGCTCCATATGTGAAGGCCAAGGCATCCAAAAGCTGCCGTGTAATCCTCTGTGTCCAG TGGATGGCCTGTGGACAGAGTGGAGTAAGTGGTCCACGTGTGGGACAGAGTGCACCCACTGGAGGAGGAGGGAATGCGGCGCTCCGGCACCCAAAAACGGTGGCAAGGACTGTGAGGGCATGGTGCTCCAGTCCAAGAACTGCACGGATGGGCTGTGCATGCAGA GTTCCTTATATCAGAAGTCATCTGAGGCTAAAGGCAAGCTTGAGTTGGCAAACACAT TGGCGCCCAGCACAGACGATGTGGCCCTCTACGTGGGCATCGTCATAGCCGTCATCATGTGCCTGGTCATCTCCGTGGTGGTGGCGCTCTTCGTCTACAGGAAGAACCATCGGGACTTTGACTCGGACATCCTGGACTCATCCGCCCTCAACGGTGGCTTCCAGCCCGTCAGCATCAAGACGGCACGCAAAG CCGATCTCCTCACGGCACCTCCAGACCTAACCTCAGCAGCCGCCATGTACAGAGGACCCGTCTACGCGCTCCACGACGTGGCGGACAAAATCCCCATGACCAACTCCCCCCTGCTCGACCCTCTCCCCAACCTGAAGATCAAGGTGTATAACTCCTCCGGCCTGGTGACGCCTCAGGACGACCTGGGAGGCGAGTTCTCCTCCAAACTGTCCCCCAAACTGCCCCACTCCCTTCTGGACAATGGTGACAGCACGATGGGACGTCGCACGCAGACCCAGACTTTGCTCCGCTCCAGGGACCCGTCCTGCACCGCTGTTGGCTCCTTCAGCTCGCAAGGGGGCCACCTCATTGTCCCCAACTCAG GTGTGAGTCTGCTGATCCCAGCAGGAGCCATCCCTCAGGGCCGCGTGTACGAAATGTACGTCACCGTCCAGAGGAAGGAGACGTTGAG GCCCTCAGTTGAAGATGGGCAGACCGTACTGAGCCCCGTGGTGAGCTGTGGCCCACCCGGCGCCCTGTTGACACGGCCCGTCATCATCACCATGCACCACTGCGCCGTGTCCGACGGCCAACAGGACTGGCTCATCCAGCTCAAGAGCCAGTCGCCACAGAACATGTGGGAG gacgtggtggtggtgggcgaGGAGAACTTCACCACGCCGTGCTACATCCAGATGGACGATGAGGCCTGCCACATCCTGACGGAGACGCTGGGCACCTATTGCCTGGTGGGACAGTCGCTCAGCGCCGCCACCACCAAGCGCCTCAAACTGGCCGTCTTTGGGCCACTCACCTGTCCCGCCATGGAATATCACATCAGGGTCTACTGCCTGGACGACACGCAGGACGCACTCAAG GAGGTCCTCCAGATGGAGAAGCAAATGGGCGGCAAGCTGTTGGACGAACCAAAGACTCTCAACTTCAGCGACAGCACCCACAACCTGAGACTGTCCATCCACGACATTCCTCACACTCTGTGGAAGAGCAAACTGCTGGCCAAGtaccag GAGCTCTGCTTTCAGCAAGTGTGGGACGGCTCGCAGAGGAACCTCCACTGCTGCTTCACGTTGGAACGCTTCTCCAGCACCACTGTGGACCTGGCCTGTAAGATCTGTGTGCGCCAAGTGGAGGGAGAAGGACAGATCTTTCAGCTGGACACCACGCTCTCAGAG gactcccagagcaTCGACACGTCTCTGCTGGACCCGGCCAGTAACATCACCACGCTGGTGGGACCCAATGCGTTCCGCATCCCCGTCTCCATCCGCCAAAAGCTGTGCGGCAGCCTGGACGCGCCGCAGACCCGAGGCAACGACTGGAGAATGCTGGCGCACAAACTCAACCTTGATAG GTATCTCAACTATTTTGCCACCAAATCCAGCCCCACAGGGGTCATCCTGGACCTGTGGGAGGCCCAGCATTTCCCCGACGGCAACCTGAGCCGCCTGGCCCAAGTCCTGGAGGAGATGGGCCGCCATGACAGCCTCCTGCCTGCTGCTGGCGAGCACTGA